The Caenorhabditis elegans chromosome II genome has a segment encoding these proteins:
- the T24H7.8 gene encoding Small vasohibin-binding protein (Confirmed by transcript evidence), translating into MVRKTNKEHKDVSVQITRFKNEKSRCDRSDFLKSQKKKPSMPLDHLKDKEMLKNRRLQKRNVKRENQRRKDVSLAAAHHIEKCIDSLQNMNVEPSK; encoded by the exons ATGGTTCGCAAGACGAATAAAGAACACAAGGATGTTTCGGTTCAAATTACAAGATTTAAGAACGAAAAAAGTCGTTGTGATCgttcggattttttgaaatctcaaaaaaagaaaccttCAATGCCGTTGGATCACTTGAAGGATAAGGAAATGTTGAAGAATCGACGTCTACAGAAGCGAAATGTAAAACGAGAGAATCAAAGAAGGAAAGAT GTGTCACTTGCTGCTGCCCACCACATCGAAAAATGCATAGATTCTCTACAGAATATGAATGTTGAACCATCCAAATAA